A single window of Nyctibius grandis isolate bNycGra1 chromosome Z, bNycGra1.pri, whole genome shotgun sequence DNA harbors:
- the ELOVL7 gene encoding very long chain fatty acid elongase 7, which yields MAFSNLTSKAVLLYGEWIKDADPRLEGWPLMSSPFPTTFIIGTYIYFVTSLGPKLMENKKPFELRQIMAFYNFSVVALSLYMTYEFLMSGWATGYSFRCDIVDYSRSPTALRMVRTCWLYYFSKFIELLDTIFFVLRKKNNQVTFLHVFHHSIMPWTWWFGVKFAAGGLGTFHALLNCIVHVVMYTYYGICSLGPAYHKYLWWKKYMTTIQLVQFIMVTGHIGQIYIMDDCPYQYPIFMFIIWLYGSMFLVLFLHFWYHAYTKGQRLPKMARNGISKDQ from the exons ATCCAAGACTGGAAGGCTGGCCACTCATGTCTTCACCTTTTCCAACAACTTTTATCATTGGAACCTACATTTATTTTGTCACTTCCTTGGGACCCAAactcatggaaaataaaaaaccttttGAACTCAGGCAGATAATGGCATTTTATAATTTTAGTGTGGTAGCCCTCTCTTTATATATGACTTATGAA TTTCTTATGTCGGGTTGGGCCACAGGGTACTCATTTCGGTGCGATATTGTTGACTACTCGAGGTCACCTACAGCTCTAAGA ATGGTACGAACTTGTTGGCTTTACTACTTTTCCAAGTTCATTGAATTATTAGACACT atattttttgtgCTGCGTAAGAAAAACAACCAAGTTACATTCCTGCATGTCTTTCATCATTCCATCATGCCATGGACCTGGTGGTTTGGAGTCAAATTTGCTGCAG GTGGTTTAGGAACATTTCATGCTTTGCTGAACTGTATTGTCCATGTAGTCATGTACACTTATTATGGAATATGCTCTTTGGGACCAGCCTATCATAAATATTTGTGGTGGAAGAAATACATGACAACTATACAACTT GTGCAGTTTATTATGGTTACAGGCCATATAGGACAAATCTACATCATGGATGATTGTCCATACCAGTATCCAATTTTCATGTTTATTATTTGGCTGTATGGCTCTATGTTTTTAGTCTTGTTTCTTCACTTCTGGTACCACGCTTACACGAAGGGGCAAAGACTACCAAAGATGGCAAGAAATGGGATCAGCAAAGATCAGTGA